In one window of Cupriavidus necator N-1 DNA:
- a CDS encoding NADPH-dependent FMN reductase, with the protein MSNPRDVVVLVGSLRKESYNRKLAKALIALAPPQLRLEIVEIGELQLYNQDLDDKPTQAWTTFRDRVRRADAVLFVTPEYNRSVPAPLKNAIDVGSRPYGSSVWDGKPGAVISASPGAIGGFGANQHLRQSMVFLNVPMLQQPEAYISGVDKLLDEQGAIANESTKGFLGKFLTTFAGWIERTAPR; encoded by the coding sequence ATGAGCAATCCTCGTGATGTCGTTGTACTGGTGGGAAGCCTGCGCAAGGAGTCATACAACCGTAAGCTGGCCAAGGCGCTGATCGCGCTGGCGCCGCCGCAGCTCAGGCTGGAGATTGTCGAGATCGGCGAGCTGCAGTTGTACAACCAGGACCTGGACGACAAACCTACCCAGGCCTGGACCACGTTCCGCGACCGCGTCCGCCGCGCCGACGCCGTGTTGTTCGTGACCCCGGAATACAACCGCTCCGTGCCCGCGCCGCTGAAGAACGCCATCGACGTGGGCTCGCGGCCCTACGGCAGCAGCGTTTGGGACGGCAAGCCTGGCGCCGTCATCAGCGCTTCGCCCGGCGCTATCGGTGGCTTCGGTGCCAACCAGCACCTGCGCCAGTCGATGGTGTTCCTCAATGTCCCGATGCTGCAGCAGCCTGAGGCGTATATCAGCGGCGTCGACAAGCTGCTTGACGAGCAGGGCGCGATCGCCAATGAATCGACCAAGGGCTTTCTCGGCAAATTTCTGACGACGTTTGCAGGCTGGATCGAGCGGACTGCGCCGCGCTGA
- the lexA gene encoding transcriptional repressor LexA, translated as MATLTPRQQQIFDLIRNTIRRTGFPPTRAEIAAEFGFSSPNAAEEHLRALARKGVIELTPGASRGIRLKVARSDSEMPDQFSLPMAGVMQLTLPLVGRVAAGSPILAAEHIDRQYQVDASVFDERPDYLLRVRGLSMRDAGILDGDLLAVRRASEAANGKIVVARLGDDVTVKRLQRRGGHIELIAENPDFTNIIVEPGEEFSLEGIAVGLIRSSGF; from the coding sequence ATGGCGACCCTGACACCCCGGCAGCAGCAGATTTTCGATCTGATCCGCAACACGATCCGCCGCACCGGCTTTCCGCCCACGCGCGCCGAAATCGCCGCAGAATTCGGCTTCTCATCGCCCAATGCCGCAGAAGAACACCTGAGGGCGCTGGCACGCAAGGGCGTGATCGAATTGACCCCGGGCGCCTCACGCGGCATCCGCCTGAAGGTGGCACGCAGCGATTCGGAAATGCCTGACCAGTTTTCGTTGCCGATGGCCGGCGTGATGCAGCTGACGCTGCCGCTGGTGGGCCGCGTTGCTGCCGGCAGCCCGATACTCGCCGCCGAGCATATCGACCGCCAGTACCAGGTCGACGCCTCGGTCTTCGACGAACGCCCCGATTACCTGCTGCGCGTGCGCGGCCTGAGCATGCGCGATGCCGGCATCCTCGATGGCGACCTGCTGGCCGTGCGCCGCGCCAGCGAAGCCGCCAACGGCAAGATCGTGGTGGCGCGCCTAGGTGATGACGTGACCGTCAAGCGCCTGCAGCGGCGCGGTGGCCATATCGAACTGATCGCAGAAAACCCGGACTTCACCAACATCATCGTGGAGCCTGGCGAGGAGTTCTCGCTGGAAGGCATCGCCGTCGGTCTGATCCGATCTTCCGGCTTCTAG
- a CDS encoding enoyl-CoA hydratase/isomerase family protein, whose amino-acid sequence MTEFVTTEVRGGIGYLTLNRPQALNALSLDMIRAITQALQTWAAAPEVVAVVVAGAGGKAFCAGGDIRYFHKAVHEGDLLLDQFFVEEYALNFLIHRYAKPYIALMDGVVMGGGMGISQGARLRLVTDRTKMAMPETNIGLFPDVGGGWFLARTPGRIGEYLGLTGTVIHAADALYAGLADAYLPGNWLAELVDSLRTQQFASGDAVLAHIEGFTAAHRDDCVPAQSTLGGLSAQIDSLFAGNTMPDILAAVSDAAGDWAAQTAAMLRSRSPLMLCVTLEQIRRARSMSLEDELRMELDMMYYVFRKGDGVEGIRALAVDKDHKPRWQHARLDDVSREKVLSFFDSPWRAGEHPLASLGIAA is encoded by the coding sequence ATGACTGAATTCGTCACGACAGAGGTACGCGGTGGCATCGGATACCTGACGCTGAACCGCCCGCAGGCGCTCAACGCCCTGTCGCTCGACATGATCCGCGCCATCACCCAGGCGCTGCAGACCTGGGCCGCCGCGCCCGAGGTGGTGGCGGTGGTGGTCGCGGGTGCCGGCGGCAAGGCCTTCTGCGCTGGTGGCGATATCCGCTATTTCCACAAGGCTGTGCACGAAGGCGATCTGCTGCTCGACCAGTTCTTTGTCGAGGAATACGCGCTGAACTTTCTGATCCACCGCTACGCCAAGCCCTATATCGCACTGATGGACGGCGTGGTGATGGGCGGCGGCATGGGTATCTCGCAAGGGGCGCGGCTGCGCCTGGTCACCGATCGCACCAAGATGGCGATGCCGGAAACCAATATCGGACTGTTCCCGGATGTGGGCGGCGGCTGGTTCCTGGCGCGCACGCCGGGCCGCATCGGCGAGTACCTGGGGCTGACCGGCACCGTGATCCATGCCGCCGACGCGCTCTACGCCGGGCTGGCCGACGCCTATCTGCCGGGCAACTGGCTGGCCGAACTGGTCGATTCGCTGCGCACACAGCAGTTTGCCAGCGGCGACGCCGTGCTGGCGCACATCGAAGGCTTTACCGCTGCGCACCGCGATGACTGCGTGCCGGCGCAAAGCACGCTGGGCGGGTTGTCGGCGCAGATCGACAGCCTGTTCGCGGGCAACACCATGCCGGACATCCTTGCCGCCGTCAGCGACGCCGCGGGTGACTGGGCCGCGCAGACCGCCGCCATGCTGCGCAGCCGCTCGCCGCTGATGCTGTGCGTGACGCTGGAGCAGATCCGCCGTGCGCGCAGCATGTCGCTCGAAGACGAGCTGCGCATGGAACTGGACATGATGTACTACGTGTTCCGTAAGGGCGATGGTGTCGAGGGTATCCGCGCGCTCGCCGTCGACAAGGATCACAAGCCGCGCTGGCAACACGCCCGGCTTGATGATGTCAGCCGAGAGAAGGTGCTGTCGTTCTTCGACAGCCCGTGGCGCGCCGGGGAGCATCCGCTGGCGTCGCTGGGCATCGCTGCCTGA
- the dusA gene encoding tRNA dihydrouridine(20/20a) synthase DusA: protein MERTHGTPETEATGGKQGNIRARKISVAPMMDWTDRHCRMFHRQLSRHTWLYTEMVTTGALLHGDVPRHLDFDAAEHPVALQLGGSEPADLAMAAKLGQQWGYAEVNLNCGCPSERVQRGAFGACLMAEPQLVADCVKAMREAVDIPVTVKHRIGIDKIEHYDFVRDFVGRVAEAGCGTFIVHARNAILKGLSPKENREIPPLRYEVAYQLKQEFPGLEILINGGIVSYDEMAAHLEHVDGVMIGREAYHQPYVLAEMDARFYGDASAPTPSRLDVELAMQRYIGDLVERGGYMGVVTRHMLGLHRGIAGGRGWRRVLSDAKRMNAARTRADVNALFEEARAHLRPQTQEPLAA, encoded by the coding sequence ATGGAACGCACTCACGGCACCCCGGAAACTGAGGCTACAGGCGGGAAACAAGGAAATATAAGGGCTCGCAAAATATCTGTGGCCCCGATGATGGACTGGACCGACCGCCACTGCCGCATGTTCCACCGCCAGCTCAGCCGCCACACCTGGCTGTACACCGAGATGGTGACCACCGGCGCGCTGCTGCATGGCGACGTCCCGCGCCATCTGGATTTCGATGCGGCCGAGCACCCGGTCGCGCTGCAGTTGGGCGGCAGCGAGCCGGCCGATCTTGCCATGGCGGCCAAGCTGGGCCAGCAATGGGGCTATGCGGAAGTCAACCTGAACTGCGGCTGCCCGTCCGAGCGCGTGCAGCGCGGGGCCTTCGGCGCCTGCCTGATGGCAGAGCCGCAACTGGTGGCCGACTGCGTCAAGGCGATGCGCGAAGCGGTGGACATCCCGGTCACCGTCAAGCATCGCATCGGCATCGACAAGATCGAGCACTACGATTTCGTTCGTGATTTCGTCGGCCGGGTGGCCGAGGCGGGTTGCGGCACGTTTATCGTCCACGCGCGCAATGCGATCCTGAAGGGCCTGAGCCCGAAAGAAAACCGTGAGATTCCGCCGCTGCGCTATGAGGTGGCGTACCAGCTGAAGCAGGAGTTTCCGGGCCTGGAGATCCTGATCAACGGCGGCATCGTCAGCTATGACGAGATGGCGGCCCACCTCGAGCACGTCGATGGCGTGATGATCGGTCGCGAGGCATACCATCAGCCCTATGTATTGGCCGAAATGGATGCGCGCTTCTATGGCGATGCGAGTGCGCCGACGCCGTCGCGGCTCGACGTCGAACTGGCGATGCAGCGCTATATCGGCGACCTGGTGGAGCGGGGTGGATATATGGGTGTGGTCACGCGCCACATGCTCGGCCTGCATCGTGGCATTGCGGGCGGGCGCGGCTGGCGCCGCGTGCTGTCGGATGCCAAGCGCATGAATGCGGCACGCACGCGTGCCGATGTGAATGCATTGTTCGAAGAGGCGCGCGCGCACTTGCGGCCGCAGACACAAGAGCCACTTGCCGCGTAA